ATTTTTGACCGCCAACTCATAGCGCTTTTCATCACGCTCAGAGACCCGCGCATTGCCCAGCGCCACATGATAGCGAGCGACATCACAGGCCATCATCTGTACAAAGGGCGATGACAGCACAGTCGGCACGTGCAGCTGCTTAGACAGATACGCATCGACCTCAGCATTAGCAGAGCTAATAGCCGCTTGCAGCTTGCTGATATTAATCTCGCCCGTGTACGGCACTTCAGTATCGGTAATCTCTACCAAATCCTCATTGCCAAAGCGCGTAATCATCGCTTCTATCGTTGCATAACTGCCCATGTGTCACCTATGTTTAGAATTGTGCTGCTAAATTGATTATCTAACGCCAGCGTTTATGCATAGCGTTAGCGTGCTAGCTTATGCGTAGCCTTTTAGCATCAACTGCCAAAATCCATAACCTGCACCATAGCGAGCTTCCGCGCCAAACTTATAGGTCGCACGCATAAACACATCAGGCGCATTCAGGTCAGTTTGCGAGACAAACACAGGCTTTTTGCGCTCTTGCAAGATAAGCGCTTTGACGGGCATAGACGTATCTTGCAAGTACCAAGTACCCGCTGTTAGGTCATCAATGACCAATAACTCTGCGGTGTTCTTATAGATATTCTGATCGCCGTCTTCTAACTTATCAGCGGTCAATAGCGTACGTGCGGTATCTTCGAGGTCTGGGCCGACAATCAGCATATTAGGCTTAACTTTGAGGTTACGGCCCTCGTAGTCGGTCAATGCCCGCATTTTAGTACGACCGACACCATAGCTTGCTTTGGCATCGGCAAGCGTGGCAGCAGACAGCGCTTTGTTGTGTACGTTACTCATGGTTTTCTCTTCACCATTCACTGTGACAGGATGAGTACTTGAAAAAAACGGCTTGCCGTCATAGCACAGCTCGGTTTGACCGTTATTGATCAGCTCAGCGACTAGCTCATCAGGCAGCTGCTTAGCTGACCAGCCTGCTTGCTGACTCATGTTGTTGTACTGACCGATATTGTCATCTTCAATATCATTGCGCTTCACTTCGACAGTGACTTCAAAATCATCATTGACGATACTATAGCCTTGCTTAGAGAGC
The sequence above is a segment of the Psychrobacter fulvigenes genome. Coding sequences within it:
- a CDS encoding Mu-like prophage major head subunit gpT family protein, with amino-acid sequence MKVTAATLNAIAAGLKKVYNDTFDKTESFYTKVAMVVPSSNSQETYAWLQNMPRMRKWIGDKVINKLSKQGYSIVNDDFEVTVEVKRNDIEDDNIGQYNNMSQQAGWSAKQLPDELVAELINNGQTELCYDGKPFFSSTHPVTVNGEEKTMSNVHNKALSAATLADAKASYGVGRTKMRALTDYEGRNLKVKPNMLIVGPDLEDTARTLLTADKLEDGDQNIYKNTAELLVIDDLTAGTWYLQDTSMPVKALILQERKKPVFVSQTDLNAPDVFMRATYKFGAEARYGAGYGFWQLMLKGYA
- a CDS encoding gp436 family protein; translation: MGSYATIEAMITRFGNEDLVEITDTEVPYTGEINISKLQAAISSANAEVDAYLSKQLHVPTVLSSPFVQMMACDVARYHVALGNARVSERDEKRYELAVKNLKMVNEGKIGIGAGTAETNVQPSINLAQMTNGRPSVFGNSQY